The Verrucomicrobiia bacterium genome contains the following window.
ACCAAAGCCCAGTGGTGGAGCTACCTGTTCTGTCGCTTGGTTATCGTCGTCGCGTTGCTGCACTCCCGCACGAATATTTAATTTTTTAGAATTTTTCAGGGTTATTGGTTATTGTTGAAGTGGGCCGGTTTCAGAAATGAAACCGGCTCTCTTTTTTGTACATGCACCGCAAAAATTTCCCGCCCTGGGGCATTTGAACATTTGAACCATAGCCCAATTCAGAGTATCAGTTAGAAGCAGTTGCTTTTTATGTTGCGGCGAATGACATGTCTATTCGAGGCGGCCTTTTTTTGGGGGCTCGCCGTGGCGTTGTTTGCCGGTTGTGGTCCCTCGCCATCGGCATCGAACAAAACGCCACCCGCAGAGATTCACGGCGAACCGATCACGCCCGTGAAAAATTCCTCCACCACGGTCGCCATTGCCGTTCCTATTCTCGCCGCTTCCATTTCCGCACCAATCACAAAAAATCCTGAGCCGATGTTGCTTGCCGAAAATTCCGATTACATTCCCGTAGGCTTCGATAAATTGGCGTCTTATCATTTTGAAACTGACGACACCCCTTACACCAATCAAGACGCCACCGCTGACAAGGCGAACCAGCAAATTCCCGATACGATCAAAAATTTGAGCGATAAAAAAATTTCCATCAAAGGTTTCATGTTGCCGTTGAAAGTGTCCGATGGTGTGGTGACAGAATTTTTGATCATGAAAGACCAGTCTATGTGCTGCTTCGGCACGACGCCGAAAATCAACGAGTGGGTCAGCGTCAAAACCGTGGGCGCGGGCGTGAAGCCGATCATGGACCAGCCCGTGAGCATGCTCGGCACGCTGCACGTCGGCGCGCTGCGCGAGAATGGTTATCTCGTGGGCATCTACCAAATGGACGGCGATAAACTTGTGGGGACGGATAATTGATGTTGCCTAACGCCTCCGATTATGTTCGCCAAATCAAATGAACGCTGAAGAAAAAGCCATCATCGAATTTCTGCGCGGCTATGGGCCTACATTCGTCACCGCCAAGGAAATCTCGCGCAAGGTCGGCGGACGCAAACGCTGTGAGAAAGAACCCGGCTGGGCGTTGCCGATCCTGGCAAAAATGACGCGAGAAGGAACCATCGAGGCGGACGCGCTTGGGCATTTCCGGCTGGTCAAACAGACGGACAAAAAAAAGCGCTTTGGGAAATTCGTTTCGCCACAGTTGCTGCGTATCCTGAAAAGCAGCGGGAGAACATTTGAGGCCATCGTCATTGACGAGGACGAAGAGCCAACCGAAGAGGAAAAGGAAAAAGAGAAAGAAGGCGAGAAGCCTTCTGAGGACGAGAAACTCTAAAAATGGGAGGGCGGGCGTACTCGCGAGCCGTGACTAGTATCAAGATCGGGACAATCTAATTTGCACTGTTCGTGCTCGCCGAAATTATTTTTACTGCCACCCGTGCATCGAGTCGTAGCGGAACGTCATTTCATTCGTCACATATCCTTTGTACCACTTCGCGTGGCCATCATCGAAAAGAATGTTTTGACCGCCATTATGAGTTTGCCACGCGGTTGAGGGCGTGCCGTTTTGATCGCCACCCACGCAATTCTGCGAGTAGTCGTCCTTGTCGGCATCGTCCGGAGTAAAATCCACGGTGTCACCCGATAACACATACGCCGACACATAAAGAATCTGCCGCGTGTCCACCGACGCAAAATTTTCATTGGCCGCGATGTAAGCCGCCCGGACGCCATTGAAATAACTATAGGAAGAGTGGATATCGGACGGACAATGATACGCGTTGGTGTTTTGCAGATACGGAATCAACTGCTGCATCCAGCTTGTTTGGAGCGTGTCGGTATCAACCTGGTTCCATGCGATCAATTTTCCCGATTCGGGATAGCGACCGTTGAAATCATCCGAGTAAAGCTGCATTGAGATGCTGATTTGATGCAGGTTTGAAGCGCATTGAATCGTCCGCGCGTGTTGTTTGGCCTCCGATAACGCGGGCAATAGCAACGCGGCGAGAATCGCGATGATGGCGATCACGACGAGCAACTCGATCAATGTGAACGCGCGCATCGTCCGCAAAACTTTACGGTCTATTTTCGATCCTGATTTCATCATTGCCGGAAATCCATCCACGCTGGAAGTCGCCGTGAACTGGATACAAAGCCAAATTGCCTAACTTGAGTTAGCCAGTAACTCAGACGCAGCACGGGGAAAGTTTCTTCAAAGGAAAACTGAGGTGGACGAAACAGAAATTATTTGCCGACGAGCGTTTGTTGGAAGTCGTCGAGATGACCGGCGAAAACCTGCGGCTTGAAATCGGGAATGGATTGCGCGTCCTTGAACAACTGATTGAGCGGCGCGTCGAGACGCTTGCTGGTATCGGGATCTCCGAGACCGGCAATGAGGCGGTCAAGCGCAAGAACGAGTCGCTCCGCGCGGCGGGCCACGGTGGAATGCTTGACATTGGGTTCGCGGAAACTCGCGCCCGTCGCCGCTAGAGCTTCGAGGCATTTGCGCGCATCGGCGGCAGACCAGGAACTGGCCGCAGCCTGCTTCGCGAAATCATCCGCCCACTTTTGTGCGGCGGCGGCGTTATTGGGAGTGACATCGCCAGAGATGGAAGCGGATGGCAGCGCGTCGTTGCCTTTCGCAGCGGACTCGAGCAACCAGAGCACGGCCGAAGTCCGCGCCTCGGCATGTTCACCGGCCACAGTTTCGCGGGATAATTGCCAGCTCATTTCGCGCAGCCCAACAGCCTGGCCGACCAGCCAGGTTTGCGGTCCCGACCAATTAGGCTTCTCTCGCCAATGCTTGGGCTCGGTGACCGATTGGCCGTCGAGTTCAAAAATCAATTCGGGATGGCCAGCTTTAAGAATATCACCATCCACATTTTGATGGCAGGCCACGCAACTATTCGCACGTGTATAAATATTGTCGAGGTCGCGCATGCCGGCGTGAACGCGATCAGCGTGGGTCCAATCAGGACGCGTGTGACCGAGCAGCCATTTTTGCGCGGGGCCGTGACAATTTTCGCACGAAACACCGGAAGCAGGATCGAGCGCCTTCACGAGCGCGTCGGTATTGGCAATCGTTTGAAAAGGTTCGTGGCAAACCGTACAGCGTGAACTCACCGTGGGATCGCTGATTTTTAAATTGTCCGCTATGCGGGCGGAACGCGCGCCGGTGAGCGTGGCGAAGGAGCGCGTATGCACATCCAATTTTTTCCAGCGAATGGTTTGATCGTGTTTTTCACCCGCACCCCCGTGGCAGCCGGAAGAAGCGCATGAAGACTCACCGAGAAAGGCACTCGCGGCAGAAGCATCCGTATCGGTGTTCTGCGCGTAGAGTGAAGTGGTGCGCGCCGTGAAAAGGGTCAGGAATAAACTGGCAAGCCAGACTGTGCTGGTATGATTGCGTCCCCAGTTTAGGCTTAGAAAAAGTCTTAAACTAAATCGTTTACTCCGCACGCTGGGTTTGTTAATAAACAAGCCAAGACAAAAATGCAATCAAAGAATGTAACCAATATTCCAACGAATGCAAAAAATCTTAGAGGGTAATCCGCTTCTGGTTATAGGGTACATTTTCCTGGGGATGCTTTTTGCGCAAGGATGTTTGATTCTGTGGGGCACACTCAAACGAGTTTATTATCAGCAGGAGCATCACCGTCTTTCCCGCGAGCGGCTTCAGTTGCAGGTCAAGGCCGCCGCATTGCAGTGCCGTGAAGTCGAGGCAAATAAAGCGCTCTGGAACGGTTTTAGAAAATTTCGCGTTGAAAAAAAATTCACTGAGTGCAAAGGCGTCTGCTCTTTTTATCTCAAGCCGCACGACGGCAAACCGCTGCCCGCCTACAAGCCCGGCCAGTATATTACCTTTCAATTAAATATTCCCGGCGTGCCCAAGCCGGTGGTGCGTTGTTACTCGCTTTCAGATAGTCCGCATCGGGGCGATTACTATCGCGTTACGATAAAAAAAGAACCAGCGCCGCCAGACAAACCCGAACTTAAGCCCGGCGTGGCCTCGAGTTATTTCGTGGACGTGGTAAAAGAGGGCGACATCCTCGACGTCAAGGCGCCGGCGGGAAATTTCTTTCTCGACATGGCAAAGGAAACTCCGGTCGTGCTCGTGAGCGGCGGCGTGGGTGTCACGCCGATGTTGAGTATGGCGCATGCGATCAACGCGGCGGGAGCACGGCGCGAAATTTATTTTTTCTTCGGCGCGCGCAACCACGACGAGCACATCCATAAAGAGGAAATGCTCCGGCTGGCTAAGGAGTATGAGAATGTCCACATGCATGTCTGCTACAGCCGCCCGGATACGGCGCGCGACAAAGCCGGCGTGGATTATCAGCATGAAGGCCGCGTCTCGGTGGAATTGTTCAAGGAAGTTTTGCCTTCCAATAATTTCGATTATTTCCTTTGCGGCAACGGCGCGTTCATGAAGTCTATTTCCGAAGGTCTCGAAGCGTGGGGCGTGCCGGACAAGAACGTGAACTTTGAAGCGTTCGGTCCCGCGACGGTGAAGAAAAAAGCCGCTCCCGCTCCCGCCGCGGTTACGGGTGCGCCCGCCGCCGGCATCGCCGTTACTTTCAGCAAGACTGGCAAGACCTGTGAATGGTCGCCCGGAGGCGGATCGCTTTTGGATTTCGCTTTGGAACAGGGAGTGCGCATTGATTCCGGTTGCCGCGCGGGAAGCTGTGGGAGTTGCCTCGTCGCCATTAAATCCGGCGACGTGGAGTATGTAAGTGAAGCAGGGGAAAAGCCCGAAACAGGTTCGTGTCTGACGTGCATCTGCAAGCCGAAGGGACCGCTGGTCCTGGACGCCTGATTTTGAATTGGCTGGGATTTAATATATGGCTTCCGTAACCGCTTTAGTGCTGGACCGGCCGCAACGCTGGGACAACGCTTTTGATTCCGAAATGACGCCGGAAATGGTGGCGCGCCTGCTTCAGTTGGCGCCTTTCCGGGACATGAAAGCGGAAAATTTTCCCAAGCGCCTCGCCCTCTCGGATATTCTTCAACACGACGTTCGCATCCGCCGTTTTGACAAGGACGAAATCGTGGTGCGTGAAGGCGATTACGGCACGTCGGCGTTCATGATCATGTCCGGCAAGGTGCGCGTAGTGCTCGGCAATCTGCCGGCCTCGGTGCTGGGCCGCCGTGAACCGACGCGCAAAGGGATCTTTAGAGTGCTGGCGCAGATTTTTACGTCGCGCAAGGAACCGGAAAGTTTCCGACCTTCGCAACTCAAGCAGGACAGCCGTGTCGCCGCGCGCAAGGGGCAAAACGATGAAGTGAAAGTTTTTCTCCAAGACGTGCCGCGCATCCTCGATGAAAACAAAACGGCCATCCTCGAACCGGGAGAATTTTTTGGTGAAATCGCCGCGCTGAGCCGCATGCCGCGCACGGCGACTGTTTTTGCGGACACCGACGAGACCGAATTGCTCGAAATCCGCTGGCAGGGTTTGCGCGATCTGATGCGCTATGACAACGGCCTGCACGAACACATAGATGCCATCTATAGGAAGCGCGCCCTAGCCGCGGCCTTGCGCGAGATCCCATTTTTCCGCCAGTTGACCGACAGTGAATTGCAGCAGGTGATGGCTCAAACCGAGTTCGGCACTTACGGCGAATATGACTGGTCGGGTGAATACAAGCGCCTCGCGCAATCCGGAAGCGGCAG
Protein-coding sequences here:
- a CDS encoding 2Fe-2S iron-sulfur cluster-binding protein, which produces MLFAQGCLILWGTLKRVYYQQEHHRLSRERLQLQVKAAALQCREVEANKALWNGFRKFRVEKKFTECKGVCSFYLKPHDGKPLPAYKPGQYITFQLNIPGVPKPVVRCYSLSDSPHRGDYYRVTIKKEPAPPDKPELKPGVASSYFVDVVKEGDILDVKAPAGNFFLDMAKETPVVLVSGGVGVTPMLSMAHAINAAGARREIYFFFGARNHDEHIHKEEMLRLAKEYENVHMHVCYSRPDTARDKAGVDYQHEGRVSVELFKEVLPSNNFDYFLCGNGAFMKSISEGLEAWGVPDKNVNFEAFGPATVKKKAAPAPAAVTGAPAAGIAVTFSKTGKTCEWSPGGGSLLDFALEQGVRIDSGCRAGSCGSCLVAIKSGDVEYVSEAGEKPETGSCLTCICKPKGPLVLDA
- a CDS encoding multiheme c-type cytochrome, producing the protein MRSKRFSLRLFLSLNWGRNHTSTVWLASLFLTLFTARTTSLYAQNTDTDASAASAFLGESSCASSGCHGGAGEKHDQTIRWKKLDVHTRSFATLTGARSARIADNLKISDPTVSSRCTVCHEPFQTIANTDALVKALDPASGVSCENCHGPAQKWLLGHTRPDWTHADRVHAGMRDLDNIYTRANSCVACHQNVDGDILKAGHPELIFELDGQSVTEPKHWREKPNWSGPQTWLVGQAVGLREMSWQLSRETVAGEHAEARTSAVLWLLESAAKGNDALPSASISGDVTPNNAAAAQKWADDFAKQAAASSWSAADARKCLEALAATGASFREPNVKHSTVARRAERLVLALDRLIAGLGDPDTSKRLDAPLNQLFKDAQSIPDFKPQVFAGHLDDFQQTLVGK
- a CDS encoding DUF3299 domain-containing protein; this translates as MTCLFEAAFFWGLAVALFAGCGPSPSASNKTPPAEIHGEPITPVKNSSTTVAIAVPILAASISAPITKNPEPMLLAENSDYIPVGFDKLASYHFETDDTPYTNQDATADKANQQIPDTIKNLSDKKISIKGFMLPLKVSDGVVTEFLIMKDQSMCCFGTTPKINEWVSVKTVGAGVKPIMDQPVSMLGTLHVGALRENGYLVGIYQMDGDKLVGTDN
- a CDS encoding DUF1559 domain-containing protein, which codes for MMKSGSKIDRKVLRTMRAFTLIELLVVIAIIAILAALLLPALSEAKQHARTIQCASNLHQISISMQLYSDDFNGRYPESGKLIAWNQVDTDTLQTSWMQQLIPYLQNTNAYHCPSDIHSSYSYFNGVRAAYIAANENFASVDTRQILYVSAYVLSGDTVDFTPDDADKDDYSQNCVGGDQNGTPSTAWQTHNGGQNILFDDGHAKWYKGYVTNEMTFRYDSMHGWQ